DNA from Tachypleus tridentatus isolate NWPU-2018 chromosome 8, ASM421037v1, whole genome shotgun sequence:
ATACCTAGTATTAAGGAGGTCTTTCGTGATACCAAGACTTTTCAGTTTGGCTGGTATACAGAGATCTAGCAGTTCTTGAAACATACTGTGCAAATGACTGAACAATAACTGAGTGGTATGCACTAGATTCAGTTgatatttatcagttttaacttAGTTATTTGCCTTTAAAACTAAGGTTAGGATTAatcaatataacactgtttatataaataaatatttatcttctctCATAAAATTCATTTCTGTGTAAATGTATTACGAcgtattcattatttgtaataattgcttTTATTCCAGTGACCTGTGGAAAGAATCGACGTCTTCGAAAAAGTCACCCAAGAAGCGACTTCAGGTCTTTACAAGATCTGCCAAAAGTGCCATCAAAGTTATCTTCAGCAGGGAACATATCTGCAGACCAAATGATGAGGAAAGACGGCAAAATCCACACAGGTCGAGAAAATCATATTGTTTAATGAGAAGGCTGAGAATTCCCACGTGCTTCAGAAGGAAGAAAGAATGTACTGACAACCAGACCGACTCTGTgtgtcacgactcgtaagtaCGAGGATTTAAGTAGGATACCAAATTTTCATACTGCACATACTGAACGCAAACTATTGAATTACAGgaaacaagttgtaataaataaattgtaactgTTCAAATTTTGTTCAGGCCATGACCTAACTGGCCTTATTGCTTCTTAGGATTCTCTTAGAAACATAGATTTTTGACTATAcatatatgcacatatatatacacatatgtacagTTTAGACgaatattaaacacaaaagctGTGAGTATAAGTGGATTTGTGGAGAACGTTGCGtgccttttgtatatttttcttatacaaGTGGAAGTTGTACTGACTGTTTAGCTATACTTTACCTGGTGAAATAACGGTAATTTCTTAGTGGTCAGTTTAGTACATAAAATGGTTATTTACCCAATAATCTTTATATGATCCACAAAGTGGCATCAGTATTATTAACATGGACTTTTTCGAGGCAATACTTATCTGAAAGAACTACAAATGAGATTTAATGTCTGGAGGAAGTTTAACTTGAACTTCCAGTGGGtgtttaatgtttcaaaatttcgTACATTTTAACACAACGATTGTCTGGTTAAAAATTGAGAGCTCATAATTTTCCAAACAATGGCAGGTCACAATCATCTTatctttcctaattttaaacaactgaccAACCACTCAGAAGCACCCACTGCAATAACATACTTTATCGAACTCCTAGAGCAAGAACTGAGTTTCATTCGTATTACGCGGGGCAAAACGGAAATAACGGACTGTATTTAGCTGCTCTGTGGATTGAATTTTAGACATAAAAAAGTGCAACCAAACACACTGAATATTATCCACTGCTGGACTGTCCTATTAGaagatattagaataaattaatgtttaagttTAACTTCAGTAAAGATCTGTTACAAAGAAGCATGTTGTTTTTTCAGATATGAAAAATACAATAGTTTTGACATCACTTTGGATGATCtatgattattaatttaatattcattttatggCAAAGCTTAAATTGTATGGAGTTTGTATATTATACATGTCAGTGGAACTTTTTTAACAACCATGtcgtattttttatgtttgttactatcATTCACTTGATATAACAGTAAttgaaagttttaactttttcatccatgttaatataaaaggaaaatgCCAATCTGTACATTAACTTATTTATTCACATGACGAATTAAACCACATTTCAGTCATCCTACGTCTGAGGAATCTAAAAAAATTCCCTACCTCTTACcgttaatttcaaaatacaacaacaacaactttaactGGTGATGGTACCATGTTAAAGGTTCAAACGATATAGTTATTGAAAGTCAGAATTTACTTCATGtcgaagttgttgttattgtattttgaaatcaATTATGTGGTCTAACAAATTTGTTACTAAATATCAAGGCAAAGCTTGTTTAGAcgctatataatattttatcaatcagTTATTTTTTGATTTTAGGAGAAAGTAAAAATCACCTGTATTAActgattttgaaatgatagatgtTTGATATCGTAACTGAAACGATTTTatcttaaagtttttaaatttcccTTTATTAGTCCTACCTTTTCAGCTAAGTAAAGGAATTtcccaaaataaagtttgtacaaTAGCTATGTTGGGCACAGTGCAGAGAACCCCTTGTTAAGATTAAATACGCACACACACAGAGATTTACACCGAACTGtcgtaaaataaattaatttatgttttagcatAAAGTATATGGGAGTTAGTCACTGAATAACACCCACCAACAACTGTTTCACCCAcgagtggcacagcgatatgtttgcgggctcacaccgctaaaaattgggttttgatattcgTAATCGGtcaagcacaaatagcccattgtgtatctgtGCTTTAATCCAAATAAAGAATCCAactcttaaaactttattttctgacTGAATAAGTGTAATTTGACTTTCACCCACAGCCTTAAAGATTGAAGTATCTTCTTATGGCAGTGAGACATAAACAATATTATCTCGATCCAAACAAAAAgacaattaaaaatgtacaaaaaagttCATCGACCATCGTTTATTCGCCATCTGGGTCTTCCAACAGCGTTTTTCTCATTAAACATaatatctctgtgtgtgtgtgtgtgtgtgtgtgtgtgtgtgtgtgtatatatgtatggaaTTGATGTCacttctatagactttccttgccatccacctccaatattttcaatggggttgaGTTCGGGtgaacacgttggatggtccaaaagaatcacgttattcaccatgaaaaagtcctctgtcctgtgggcattgtggatttcaGCATTGTCCTGCtcaaagatccagtcatttccacacaagagagggccttcaatcaataaggattctctctccaacatgtcaatgtagccagctgctgtttgatgcccctgtataacctgaagttccattgttccatggaagaagaaagcaccccagatcatgatggaacctaaTCCACTGtttcgtgtagaaaatgtctccggtgggatatccttatcgtgccagtaaagttggaagccatctggactatccaggttaaatttttttcatatcATAGAAGaaaatcttcgtccacttttctacgtcccatgtttggtccttctcagcaaagtttaaccgagctgtttcgtggtgtggaaggaggcgtgtcctttgaagacgtttacgtttttaaagactttctctggcagatgccgtcttattgttctggtttgacgatcggttGATGTCTtcccggacaacccatcgaatcctcccgtataacgccagcgaaattttcttgggccaaccacttgaaattttcgttctgtatccttcagggtcttttaagaaatttgcaacaacagttttacttcgcccaatctcaccagcgatgtcacgttgagagagaccttgcttttgcagatcgataattctgccacgttcaaactctgtcaactttttagcctttgccatgttttcccCAGTGTAACACaaaagatgtcagtgggagatgttttGTTGGTTAATAAACGGAATCAAAGCCGCAGAATTATACGCATAATAGCTATAGATGAACCAATCGAAAAGAGATTTAATTTCTGTATAAGGTTTTACTGAGACAAAAGGGTTTTAGTCCCTACAACCAGAttaattaaacattgtaattatCTTTAGTTAACGGGTTCAGTTGTCCCTAGAATGCGTTATTGTCGTTGTGCCCTTTCATCCTTTCCTGTCTGGCACCAGTATGTGCTAAATTCTGTGTTCCTCTcgtttttaatttcacttttgttgttcttgaaattaaacacaatagGACGAAAACGAAATACCTTATCAACTTGGCCAATCTACCTGATGAAAGCAAAGGAAAGATTTCTCACATCATTAGAATATTTGTAggcttatattattattttagagacatgaatatttaattttcatttacgGCAAACACATGCGCGTTATGGCCAGAGAGATAGGATTTGGaatgattaatatttttcaacacacCTTACATGGTTGGCAGTACTTCAAACATAAAccacatttgaaaacaaaataaacagacaaaaaacaacaaagactgattaaattataaaaaaaaaagatattttccCTATATATAACTTTCGTCATTATCCTGGAAAAGTAAGTTATATAGAAAATTGCATACAGAAACTTTGTACTCAATTTTtagcaaaattataaattttaggtCACTGatgttcatgaaaaatattttttgtatgatctaattttaattatgtttttagtcATTTTTCTATGCAACTTTTAACTTAATATAATagctatgaaaaacaaaacataataggCATAACTTGTTATCCCAGCTCTTGCGCAATACGCCGTAAGATGTATGTCGGCATCAGATGGAGAGGTAGTGTCATACACAAAATGACTcgtttactaaaataatattttgaaaagcatGTAACCTATTtgtccatcctctaaactaaattagaataatttttaaactcaCATTTTCTGCTCTTAGAACACCTGCTCTTAAACACCTGACCCATTTTAAAGGCCAGCCACTctcttaaaaattttaaattgtatgaGCTGAATATGACTCTGTTCCATCCAGTCATTCTTCTCTTCAGTTAGTTATTTCTCACAATTACAAAGATAAGTTTCTTCACAAGCCTTTTAAATGGCACtttaaatgctttctgaaaatccagatacaccaaatctacacctttaCCCTCATCTATATAAGCAGTAGCCTTTTTAAAGAATATCAAACGATTTGTACTGTAAAGTAAGTTCTTCCTTAGTGAAACTATGTTCACTGTTcaatacaattttaaacattgttaaatgactttccaaagcatcttttaacagaatttacaaatattttctcgCAACCAATGTAAAACTAATGAGTCTACATTTATTGACACAATATTTATTATCTCTCTTGAAAACAGAACTTACCTTAACTAACTTCCATTCCTCTGGTTTCTGCCAACTATTTAAGAACTGATaagaaaatagtagtaaatgactcgcatatccaatctttaacccaCTTTAAAACCATTATGGAAATGTGATCTGACTTAGGAATGTTATCATTTCTTATTCTTATAAATTTGTTCTtaaccagttcaaaattaattcagttattttttcaCACTTGTTTACATTTGTCCACTGTTCAAGACGTGGAATACTGTTTAAATATTCGTTAATAAAAATCgaagaataaacaaaatttagtaaCCCAGCCATCTTATAATCGTCATATACCAGCCTCTTTGTATCACCCTTGAAGGGTCCTAACAGCATTTTAAGATATTGTTTACCCTTAACGTGCTTAAAGAaattcttaatgttaattttcaaatttccaaCCAGTCTTTTATCATGTATTCTTTTCTATGTTTTAATCTCCGATTATTTTCTATAATCTTGTGAATCTCTTGCTATACAAGTcatttaaatttcttacatttatgatgcttttcttttatctcttaaactctttCTGAGCCAACTTGTTCTTTTTTACCTCCGGTTATCCCTTTCATTCTCTAAggaatatatttaatatgaatattgaaagaattatctttaaaatttttcCACATCTGAGTAGTGTCGCCACATAACTAACCTGACCAATTTACAAGAGATgattcttgttgcatcctttgTAACcaaatatctttattctttatcTCCATTTgcaacaaaacattaaacctaataAACCAATTATCATTTGCATGTAGATGTTCTCTAGTTCCTACCCTCttgatcatttctatatttgaaattaacaataattctTAAATAGCATTCTTTCTGATAGGTTCCTTGACTAGTTGGTAAATAAAGTAATCCTGAAAAGGttccaaaacatttttcttcatggTTTGACATTAGCAGTTCCCAATATGTATGCCTAAAATTAAAATCGTCcaaaattattacttcattaacagctgaaatctttaTCTGATTGTAGAGATTCTCACTAATTACATCAGTATCATCTGGTGATCTCTAAGAAATTCCCACTAAATAGCTTTTCCCTTTTTATCCACTGATACAGACCGTAATGGATTTAATCTTCatactattatctttaatattttcaatttcagcAGGAAGTAACCTACCTCTTACATATAACGTCACTTTTTTCCTATGTTTTTGTTATTCCATTCCTATTAAATAGCCAGAAACGCTCTATTTCAAAATATCTTGCATATCGCCTACAATTAACCATGTTTCAATTATTCTCATTACATAAAAATCGTCCATTCTTGTGAGAGTATAAAGTATGTTTCTAAAGGGGTCCACAATTTGTTATATATCagatactattttttttttacttatcgaTTTCTACAATTGAATGAAGTGCTGCATaccttaaaacatttataatatttggtAAGGCCCTATCGAAACGTATCTCAATTTGAAAATTTACTTGTTTCACCAAATCAAAGTAAAAATCATCAGAAGATATATGGGGTATTAAGATCAAAGGCAACGAGTGTATATCGTCCCGAGTATTCGTCGTATCCTATATCAATTCCTtgatcttaaaattgtttttctcttGCACTAATTATTTAGATCGTTTTTTAAGAACTCAAAATGTAGtaatctttttaataattttaataacctGTAGTATTATCCCGGTAACAATACTTTAAGATTAGTTGAACTGCTAAAAACAACTATGTTTTACGTGTCATAGAGACTTTAgtcattaaaactttaaatcttTCTTTACGAGTAAGATGAAGTGCGCATGTCACGACTTTTTGTGGAGTTATATTTAGAATTtaactaaattactttattacCAACATATACAACAATTAACAAAACTACTTAACTTCTTCGAgctgtaatgttttatttctacagtGATGATAGGATACGCGTAAACATTTTCAAAGTACAGctgtgtaaaacaacaataaaattttcagtattttttatcacaaaagaaaaataccgctataataatatcatattttagaTTAATCAATGCTGACTAAATAACCTAAAGTAATCCAAATAGTTCAAGTTTAACATAACGTCaattgaaaattgaaaatataagagAGAATAAGCACCGTacgtttgtaattaatcatatgTAATCGATAAATTGTACTATTGATCAATTGATTATAAAATATCACTAAATACCCAGTTTCAGTTATGAATTGTGAATCGTTTGTATGCTTTCCTTCCAGTTATATTCTTATTTGCTTTAAACGCTAGTTCATCTTCTTACTgggaaacataaaatataaggaGAAATTTTTGTATTAACATACAGTCAAAAGAGGTCGCTTCTCAAACGGCTGCACGAAGACGCAGGCTTAAGGAAGGTGGCGAGGTTGTTTTATTAACCTCTGATTGGTCTAAAGCAAAAATACATTCATTCACTGAGCTACATATCCTCATGTGCTATGCTGGTGATGCTTTTTCTCCCACTCATGTTACTCTGATACATATATTGTTGGTTCTACTGTCTCATCCTCCGAACACCAGCATAAGTATTGAAACCAACTTGGCAAGTCAGTCATTGACCCTCCACAGAAACAAAGCGAGGAATGTCAGGACATATCACAATACTGTTCACAAAACGGAAAACTTGAAACTTGGcaacatcaaaatatttcaatatctgtaAATCCTCATAAAAAACGACTGACATGGAATCTTCTCTGGTGGCTATAGTAATAATAGTTTCAGAAGCCTCGTCTCTCACCCTTTAACAAAATTCTTTAGCTAACTTATCTTCAACAAGATATTCTCGTTGAAAGGAAATCCTCTATCTTCTTCCTTCTCCATAAACCTCTTTTTAAATGGCGTCATTGACTCTACAAGTTACATGCTGCAGACTGAATCACTTTCTATAATAATGCAACATCAGATAAGGTTAATATGCAACTCGACGAGCAAATCAGGACCACAGTTCACATATTCTCCAGTCATATGATCTATACAAAAGTTTCTTCTCAACATAAGTTAATTCAAGACAACAAATATACCTACATTACTTAAGGCAGGTAGtgcatttaaacattttatagtgaTGAGTAAGTTTTGTTGAGTTTTTCTCTGCCATCGACACCAACTGCAAACATTCCGTCTACAAGAGGAATGTCATGAGAATGTAACATACCACCATTTTGTGCCACAAAAATCAGTGCAGTCGATATAACTGGCACATAATTTCAATTCATCCTGGCAAATGTTTTGGTTTAATAACAGAAGCGCTCAGAAATGTCAATTTACCTTCAGTTCCGCTCGCGGAATTAAGATTAGGTGCTACTTAAATAGAGTGATGACAATAAATGAGGGTATGGTAAATATCGTATTACTTGGGGTAGGTTTAAGTTTACATCAGACGGAAAGTACAAAAGGGTAGGAGGCTTGGATGATCGGTAATGGTAACTAGAGGTTCCATGGAAGGCGATGGAGACCAAGGCTGTAGCGAATTCTTGGATTATATAGTTATAGCTTACAAGATAACAAACTGATTTATAATGACAATAACTTtaggttaaatttttctttaaaatgtttttagtagtgttgttttaactttaactttacatttaagttttaaattagaaGGCATCTCTGCATGGTATAGAACACAGGATTCAAGGATTCAAGATGATAATTTTACTGGGGGAGTAAATAACCCACTTTCATGGCCAGAATAGAATACTTTTACGATACTGGAAAGTAGCTGAAAGAGAAGTCGAAGTTAataaaacataagtaatattttatacatcttATGGGACAAAATAAGCAAATTAAAATTGGATTGGGTGGATCATCTGGCGAAGGAGAAGGCGTCATGGTCATCATTAATTATCATAGTCAGACACGGATGGTTTCTGGGGGTGCTAGGTGAAGAttgactaaatattttattggccATGTACTGAACGCAGAAATGGTCTGGAGTTTTTGTCTTTCTTGACGATCCAGGTTGGGATCTACTGATTGGATGTTTGCTAGTTATCCAAATAGAACGTCATACTACTTGTTGTTATGCATATGGTGTTGGACTGGGCCGTGATAGTTGTTAACTTCGAGATTGGTGGTGTCTGAGTGAATTTGATGCTGTTGTTTTTGTTGGTAGACTGACGTGTGCGATCGTCTGTGAAACAAATAAAGTAGTATTAATGGTAGGTGAGACTGTGTGAGGCGACATGGATATCCTTGATAGATATGGTTTTAAGTCAGGCTTGCTGGATTTGGAGAAATGTAGTGGCGATAGATGATGGTGGGCGTTCCGCTCAAACGTGAAAGTGAAACAAATAGCCATTAGCTAGAACACGGTCAGCCACTAGTTTGGCGGTGGTTACTACTTTCATGAACTGTGTGAGGAAGTCTGTAATGGTGGACCGGATCCAGTCATATGGAGATTAAATTTGGTGGTTGCTTCAATAGAGTGCTGAATATCTGTTGGGTAGACGGAAGGGCGGAcgttccaaaaaaaaaaaaaaggaacgaaATAGTTTGGCTTTCATGTGTGTAACACCTGACATTTATGTCAGCATTCCAGGATCCAGAGAGATAAGTGCGGTCGGTCAGGGTAGAGAGCTACAGGAAAACTCTGCCTCGACGGAGGATTCTGGTATTTCTCGGGTCGTTAGACACTCATGGCTTATCATGGTTGATAAAGGATGTAAATTGACGTCGGGTGAAATTCAGCTGTAATCCACTAATATTTACCGGAGAAATCGGCGAGATAATCGACGAAGAACTTGTTGACTGCGGAGAAATCTTGGCGGCAATCACTTCACACATCTGATCAGTTTGTCTGAAAAAATGTCCACATAATGGAATTATTGAAACCTTAAAAACAATTTCTTGTAGTTTCAAAACGAATATCACAGTTGAGCGTGAAAACTTAATTATCTAAACTccaaataaaatttcaattattatttgcTGACTGTTTAATCAAGGCTTTATTTGAAGAATAGAAGCATCTACATTACCCATAGTCTAGTCTCATTTTCGGTTTTACCAATTACTTCAAATATACTGGGAGTTGGGATtccattaaattaatttaatgcatTCCAAacagtgcttgtttgtttgtttgttttggaatttcgcacaaagctactcgagggctatctgtgctagccgtccctaatttagcagtgtaagactagagggaaggcagctagtcatcaccacccaccgccaacttttgggctactcttttaccaacgaatagtgggattgaccgtcacattatacacccccacgggtgggagggcgagcatgtttagcgcgacgtgggcgcgaacccgcgaccctcggattacgagtcgcatgctttacgcgctcggccatgccaggccccaaacaCTGCTTGAACTGTTTTTGCACAGAAAACATCTGCTCAACATTTTCTTACCGTTTAAGTAATCGACCCAGCAGCTTTGTACGCTAAACAAAGTGGTATTGATgaggaatataaatataaaaattttcagaTATCACTTAAACTTCTTCAATAAAGTAATGACATTAGGCATACAAAGAGTTCTGCTAATGGAATAATATTACAGAAATgaatttacaaaagtatttgatTCTATGGTATTAGAAAGTAAGGACAAGATGTCTAGTATTGAATAAGTGCTCCCATCATTCTTAAATGGACTGAACCCAAATACTAAATCATTGAAAGGATGTTACATCACAGTTATATAATCATTCTTCTAATAAACTTCCAACCCCTTCAACATTAGTTGAAAGTAAAATttcgtttcgtttgttttgaatttcgcgtaaagctacacgagggctatttgcgctagccgtccctaatttagcagtataagactagagggaagtgagctagttatcatcacactccgtcaacccttgggctactcttttaccaacgaatagtgggattgaccgtcaaaatataacacccccacggctgaaagggtgtgacggggattcgaaactgtgACCCTCGGACTAGgtatcgagtgccttaaccacctggccaataaggagagaacaacgtttcgacttgcATAAGTcatttttaacctgaagatgacgtatGAAAGTCctaacgttgttctttccttgtcaataaaagtgttaatacccattccaaccgttctgagatacattttaatcaGTATGCAGTCCTTTCTGAAGCTAAGGAGAATTTAGATTAATTGTTCACAGAACACATTTAAACAGAATGGATATTACAACCTACTTACATTGTGAGTAGGTATGTAACTCTCGTGAAAGTTTTTTATGAAAACGAAACAAactggtaaaatagttttgttttaaacgaTCCTAAAATTACGTAGTTTTAGAAAAATTTGAcatttaatttagaattatttttattatttatattaaacattcgtTATTTAACGTACTTATTTGTACTTTGACTCTGAATAGTTCAcatgtaggcctggcatggccgagcgtgttaaggcgtgcgactcgtaatctcagagtcgcgggttcacatccccgtcgcgccaaacatgctcgtcttttcagccgtgggggcgttataaagtgacggtcaatcccactatttgttggtataagagtagctcaagagttggcggtgggtggtgatgactagctgccttccctctaatttacactgctaaattagggacggctagcacagatagccctcgagtagctttgcgcgaaattcaaaaacacacaaacagttcATATGTAAAATGATTTTCATTCAATTATCTTATTGTcttcacattttatttgtataatctgtagaacctcttaaataaatataaagtgatttttaaaggaatatgtttatattttattttcagttttctcaATTATATCATTAATTCTGTCTTATCATCAACATAGAGTGAAATGAAATGATTAAATTTAAGAAACGAAAATGtgtacataaattttaaatgttcttataatattttgtattttttcttttctcataagcgtaatttcacatctttatatttttacttatagtttatttttaattttcttttccaatttttgtcttttattcttgATGCAGGTATGCAACCTTGTTTCTGCCAACGTGAACCCACAATGATCTGTGCACTTACAACTGGGCAAATGTCGTCCGCAAATTCTTTCACAAACGCTTGCACACGTGAATGACGCCATCTTGCTTAGACATTTCTGCAAATCAAACTACATCAAATTGAAtgtttgcattaaaaataaaaattaaacacaagtagtacataactaattaatatataaacacaatataagTATTTATCAAACTAATACATATAAGACGAGAAACACTGGCCAAACACT
Protein-coding regions in this window:
- the LOC143222744 gene encoding uncharacterized protein LOC143222744 isoform X2: MLSSENLLRKYKNLPLSFPHVYKTSRDLVRIEEKLLRILSQEKDVLSPDCTGYCVTSKQNGEVVWEMQDLHVKVKKGIEKSSDLWKESTSSKKSPKKRLQVFTRSAKSAIKVIFSREHICRPNDEERRQNPHRSRKSYCLMRRLRIPTCFRRKKECTDNQTDSVCHDSYATLFLPT